From Longimicrobiaceae bacterium, one genomic window encodes:
- a CDS encoding ArsC/Spx/MgsR family protein, producing the protein MPVTVYGLPHCSTCQKAVAYLEKRGVEVERFHDVKTEPLSEGQVRELAERVGGAGTLFSRRARKYRALGLHERVLSEEEMLRLMTEEYTFITRPVVVNGDRATAGFSMKRIDELVGG; encoded by the coding sequence ATGCCCGTCACCGTGTACGGCCTGCCGCACTGCTCCACCTGCCAGAAGGCCGTGGCGTACCTGGAGAAGAGGGGGGTGGAGGTGGAGCGCTTCCACGACGTCAAGACGGAGCCGCTTTCGGAGGGCCAGGTGCGCGAGCTGGCGGAGCGCGTGGGCGGCGCCGGCACGCTCTTCTCCCGGCGCGCCCGGAAGTACCGCGCCCTGGGGCTGCACGAGCGGGTGCTGTCGGAGGAGGAGATGCTCCGGCTGATGACGGAGGAGTACACCTTCATCACGCGCCCCGTGGTCGTGAACGGCGACCGCGCGACCGCGGGCTTCTCCATGAAGCGGATCGACGAGCTGGTCGGGGGCTGA
- a CDS encoding M20/M25/M40 family metallo-hydrolase, translated as MHLDALLAHPDVRRARARIHETDDETLREQVALVRVPAPSLAEAERAARVRDRFAELGLASIEEDAVGNVLAALPDPTAPESEPVVVSAHLDTVFPAGTDLTPRYQDERICAPGITDNGRGLAALLAIARVLQEAGIRTVRPLVLAATVGEEGIGDLRGVKHLFREGAPLRGAAAFLSLDGSGTGRIVHRAIGSRRLRVTVRGPGGHSWSDRGAANPVQALSAAVVALGGVRPPANARSALTVARIGGGTSVNSIPAEAWAEVDIRSDTPGPLARLEEQLRHAVADAIDAENRGRSRRGPGLAAQIDLIGDRPSGETDADSALVRAAVAVTHALGDNPELAASSTDSNVAISLGIPAITIGAGGESGGVHTLGEWYSNRGGPRGIERALLVTLAVAGVG; from the coding sequence ATGCACCTCGACGCCCTTCTCGCCCACCCCGACGTGCGCCGCGCGCGCGCCCGCATCCACGAAACCGACGACGAGACGCTCCGCGAGCAGGTGGCGCTGGTGCGCGTCCCCGCCCCCTCGCTCGCGGAGGCGGAGCGGGCCGCCCGGGTGCGCGATCGCTTCGCGGAGCTGGGGCTGGCCTCGATCGAGGAGGACGCCGTCGGAAACGTGCTCGCGGCCCTCCCCGACCCCACGGCGCCGGAGAGCGAGCCGGTGGTCGTTTCCGCGCACCTGGACACCGTGTTCCCCGCGGGGACCGACCTGACCCCCCGCTACCAGGACGAGCGGATCTGCGCGCCCGGGATCACCGACAACGGGCGGGGCCTGGCCGCGCTCCTCGCCATCGCGCGTGTGCTGCAGGAGGCGGGGATCCGCACCGTGCGCCCGCTCGTCCTGGCCGCCACCGTGGGAGAGGAGGGGATCGGCGACCTGCGGGGGGTGAAGCACCTCTTCCGCGAGGGCGCGCCGCTGCGCGGGGCCGCCGCCTTCCTGTCGCTGGACGGCTCCGGGACGGGCCGCATCGTCCACCGGGCCATCGGCTCCCGGCGGCTGCGGGTGACGGTGCGGGGGCCCGGCGGCCATTCGTGGTCCGACCGGGGCGCCGCCAACCCGGTGCAGGCGCTGAGCGCCGCCGTGGTGGCGCTCGGGGGGGTCCGGCCGCCCGCCAACGCCCGCTCCGCGCTGACCGTGGCGCGGATCGGCGGCGGCACCAGCGTCAACTCCATCCCCGCCGAGGCCTGGGCGGAGGTGGACATCCGGAGCGACACCCCCGGCCCGCTGGCGCGGCTGGAGGAGCAGCTCCGCCACGCCGTTGCGGACGCCATCGACGCCGAGAACCGCGGCCGCTCGCGCCGCGGCCCCGGCCTGGCCGCGCAGATCGACCTGATCGGAGACCGCCCCTCCGGCGAGACCGACGCCGACTCCGCCCTGGTCCGCGCCGCCGTGGCCGTGACCCACGCCCTGGGCGACAACCCGGAGCTGGCCGCCTCCTCCACCGACTCCAACGTGGCGATCTCCCTGGGGATCCCCGCCATCACCATCGGCGCGGGCGGCGAGTCCGGCGGCGTGCACACCCTGGGCGAGTGGTATTCCAACCGCGGCGGCCCGCGCGGCATCGAGCGCGCGCTGCTGGTCACGCTGGCGGTGGCGGGGGTGGGGTAG
- a CDS encoding LeuA family protein: MLERDLIFDWNTVHGSFDYGKVRTVELDDETLRDGLQSPSVTDPRIEDKVRLLHLMAELGIHSADIGLPGAGPRAVQDVEVLAREIADARLPISANCAARTVIADVRPIVEVSQRVGIPIEAATFIGSSPIRQYAEDWTIDRMLRATEEAVGFAVREGLPVMYVTEDTTRAAPETLKQLYGTAIRCGARRICLADTVGHATPDGVRQLVRFVREEIVEPSGEDVKIDWHGHRDRGLAIPNTLAAIEEGVHRVHATGLGVGERCGNTEMDLLLVNLKLLGLHDRDLSKLREYVELVAEACQVPLPYNWPVFGGDAFRTGTGVHAAAIIKAEAKGDSWLADRVYSGVPAGLFGLRQRIDVSHMSGISNVRYWLSQHGYDVTDEGLCNHVFEAAKGCDHTFSDEEVHALCAEYRASADTAA, translated from the coding sequence ATGCTCGAGCGCGACCTGATCTTCGATTGGAACACCGTGCACGGCTCGTTCGACTACGGGAAGGTCCGCACCGTCGAGCTGGACGACGAGACGCTACGCGACGGCCTCCAGTCCCCCTCGGTCACCGACCCGCGCATCGAGGACAAGGTCCGGCTCCTCCACCTCATGGCCGAGCTGGGGATCCACTCCGCCGACATCGGGCTCCCCGGCGCCGGCCCGCGCGCCGTGCAGGACGTGGAGGTGCTCGCGCGCGAGATCGCCGACGCCCGCCTCCCCATCTCCGCCAACTGCGCCGCCCGCACCGTCATCGCCGACGTGCGGCCCATCGTGGAGGTGTCGCAGCGGGTGGGGATCCCCATCGAGGCGGCGACCTTCATCGGCTCTTCGCCCATCCGCCAGTACGCGGAGGATTGGACGATCGACCGGATGCTGCGGGCGACGGAGGAGGCGGTGGGCTTCGCGGTCCGCGAGGGGCTCCCGGTGATGTACGTGACCGAGGACACCACCCGCGCCGCCCCGGAGACGCTGAAGCAGCTCTACGGCACCGCCATCCGCTGCGGCGCGCGCCGCATCTGCCTGGCGGACACGGTGGGCCACGCGACCCCCGACGGGGTGCGGCAGCTCGTCCGCTTCGTCCGCGAGGAGATCGTGGAGCCCAGCGGCGAGGACGTGAAGATCGACTGGCACGGGCACCGCGACCGCGGCCTCGCCATCCCCAACACCCTGGCCGCCATCGAAGAAGGGGTGCACCGGGTGCACGCCACCGGGCTCGGGGTTGGGGAGCGCTGCGGGAACACCGAGATGGACCTCCTCCTCGTCAACCTCAAGCTCCTGGGGCTGCACGACCGCGACCTGTCGAAGCTGCGCGAGTACGTGGAGCTGGTGGCGGAGGCGTGCCAGGTGCCGCTCCCCTACAACTGGCCGGTGTTCGGCGGCGACGCCTTCCGCACGGGCACGGGGGTGCACGCCGCCGCCATCATCAAGGCCGAGGCCAAGGGCGACTCCTGGCTGGCCGACCGCGTCTACTCGGGGGTGCCGGCGGGACTCTTCGGGCTCCGGCAGCGGATCGACGTGTCGCACATGAGCGGAATCTCCAACGTGCGCTACTGGCTCTCCCAGCACGGGTACGACGTCACGGACGAGGGGCTCTGCAACCACGTGTTCGAGGCGGCCAAGGGGTGCGACCACACCTTCTCGGACGAGGAGGTGCACGCCCTCTGCGCGGAGTACCGCGCGTCCGCCGACACGGCCGCGTGA
- a CDS encoding sugar phosphate nucleotidyltransferase produces the protein MKVVIPLAGKGTRLRPHTHVTPKPLLRVGDKPVMSYILDDLRELGVNEAVVITGHLKEKVQEYMEREYPDFDAVYVEQKEQNGTADAVALAEPYAEDELLIIFVDTLFDADLSIVKRLPEDVAGVIWAKEVEDYQRFGVIVTDEQGNMRQIIEKPKEPVSKLANIGLYYIRDWKLLFEGIHHVMNTQPGPSGEFYLTDAFQYMVDQGAKIKTIAIEGWYDAGKPETLLQTNLHVLSTTRGRSPADGKNVTVHEPVHVAEGVELEDAEIGPNVTLSAGTTVRGSRLRDTIVGEKTVIERSDLSESLVGSNVVLRGVNGKVDVGDDSVLELGGSA, from the coding sequence GTGAAAGTCGTCATCCCGCTCGCCGGCAAGGGCACCCGCCTGCGCCCGCACACCCACGTCACGCCGAAGCCGCTCCTCCGGGTGGGGGACAAGCCGGTGATGAGCTACATCCTGGACGACCTCCGCGAGCTGGGGGTGAACGAGGCGGTGGTCATCACCGGCCACCTGAAGGAGAAGGTCCAGGAGTACATGGAGCGGGAGTACCCCGACTTCGACGCCGTCTACGTGGAGCAGAAGGAGCAGAACGGGACCGCGGACGCGGTGGCGCTCGCCGAGCCGTACGCCGAGGACGAGCTGCTCATCATCTTCGTGGACACGCTCTTCGACGCGGACCTCTCCATCGTCAAGCGGCTCCCGGAGGACGTGGCGGGGGTGATCTGGGCCAAGGAGGTGGAGGACTACCAGCGCTTCGGGGTGATCGTCACCGACGAGCAGGGCAACATGCGGCAGATCATCGAGAAGCCGAAGGAGCCCGTCTCGAAGCTCGCCAACATCGGCCTGTACTACATCCGCGACTGGAAGCTGCTCTTCGAGGGGATCCACCACGTGATGAACACGCAGCCCGGCCCGTCCGGCGAGTTCTACCTGACGGACGCCTTCCAGTACATGGTGGACCAGGGGGCGAAGATCAAGACCATCGCCATCGAGGGGTGGTACGACGCCGGGAAGCCGGAGACGCTGCTGCAGACCAACCTGCACGTCCTCTCCACCACGCGCGGGCGGAGCCCCGCGGACGGGAAGAACGTGACCGTGCACGAGCCGGTGCACGTGGCCGAGGGCGTGGAGCTGGAGGACGCGGAGATCGGCCCCAACGTGACCCTCTCCGCCGGCACGACGGTGCGCGGCTCGCGCCTGCGCGACACCATCGTCGGCGAGAAGACCGTGATCGAGCGGAGCGACCTTTCCGAGTCGCTGGTGGGGAGCAACGTGGTGCTGCGCGGCGTCAACGGGAAGGTGGACGTAGGCGACGACTCGGTGCTGGAGCTGGGGGGAAGTGCGTGA